The Streptomyces nitrosporeus genome includes a window with the following:
- a CDS encoding DUF881 domain-containing protein has product MSRWPVQTLTAAVFALAGLIFVTSANTAKGTDIRTDSSLLKLSDLIQQRSEHNAELDESTAVVRTDIDALARRDDGSTEAEDAELDALEKAAGTTKLTGAALTVTLNDAPPDATANPGYPEPQPNDLVIHQQDLQAVVNALWEGGAEGIRVMDQRLISTSAVRCVGNTLILQGRVYSPPYRITAVGDRGDLRKALEDSTAIQNYQLYVKAYGLGWRVDEDDKVTLPGYSGPVDLHYAQPVE; this is encoded by the coding sequence CGTTTTCGCCCTTGCCGGACTGATCTTCGTCACCAGCGCCAATACGGCCAAGGGCACCGATATCCGTACCGATTCCTCCCTGCTGAAACTCTCCGACCTGATCCAGCAGCGCAGCGAGCACAACGCGGAGCTCGACGAGTCGACCGCCGTGGTGCGCACGGACATCGACGCCCTGGCCCGGCGTGACGACGGGAGCACCGAGGCGGAGGACGCCGAACTCGACGCGCTGGAGAAGGCGGCGGGCACCACGAAGCTCACCGGCGCGGCCCTGACCGTCACCCTGAACGACGCCCCGCCGGACGCCACCGCCAACCCGGGCTATCCCGAGCCGCAGCCCAACGACCTGGTCATCCACCAGCAGGACCTCCAGGCCGTCGTCAACGCGCTCTGGGAGGGCGGGGCCGAGGGGATCAGGGTGATGGACCAGCGGCTGATCTCCACCAGCGCGGTGCGCTGCGTCGGCAACACCCTGATCCTGCAGGGCCGGGTCTACTCCCCGCCGTACCGGATCACGGCGGTCGGCGACCGGGGCGACCTCAGGAAGGCCCTGGAGGACTCCACGGCGATCCAGAACTACCAGCTGTACGTGAAGGCCTACGGGCTGGGCTGGCGGGTCGACGAGGACGACAAGGTGACGCTGCCCGGTTACTCGGGGCCGGTCGACCTGCATTACGCCCAGCCTGTGGAGTGA
- a CDS encoding aminodeoxychorismate/anthranilate synthase component II, protein MSARILVVDNYDSFVFNLVQYLYQLGAECEVVRNDEVTTAHAGDGFDGVLLSPGPGTPEQAGVCVEMVHHCADAGIPVFGVCLGMQSMAVAYGGVVGRAPELLHGKTSPVFHEGEGVFAGLPSPFTATRYHSLAAEPDTVPGVLEVTARTADGIIMGLRHRERAVEGVQFHPESVLTEHGHLMLANWLERCGDTGAVARSAGLAPVVGKAAA, encoded by the coding sequence GTGAGCGCACGCATTCTCGTCGTCGACAACTACGACAGCTTCGTCTTCAACCTCGTCCAGTACCTCTACCAGCTCGGTGCCGAGTGCGAGGTGGTGCGCAACGACGAGGTGACCACCGCGCACGCCGGGGACGGCTTCGACGGCGTCCTGCTGTCGCCCGGCCCGGGGACACCCGAGCAGGCCGGCGTCTGCGTCGAGATGGTGCACCACTGCGCGGACGCCGGCATCCCGGTCTTCGGGGTCTGCCTGGGCATGCAGTCGATGGCCGTCGCCTACGGCGGCGTGGTGGGCCGCGCCCCCGAGCTGCTGCACGGCAAGACCTCGCCCGTCTTCCACGAGGGCGAGGGGGTCTTCGCCGGTCTGCCGTCGCCCTTCACCGCGACGCGCTACCACTCGCTCGCCGCCGAGCCCGACACCGTCCCCGGGGTGCTGGAGGTCACGGCGCGTACCGCCGACGGCATCATCATGGGCCTGCGTCACCGCGAACGGGCGGTGGAGGGGGTGCAGTTCCACCCCGAGTCGGTCCTCACCGAGCACGGGCACCTGATGCTGGCCAACTGGCTGGAGCGGTGCGGTGACACGGGAGCCGTCGCCAGATCGGCGGGCCTGGCCCCGGTGGTGGGCAAGGCCGCCGCGTGA
- a CDS encoding class E sortase: MTAGRPGPGAGPDGPYAPGAYGSDGTFEAAVDQLADPLNDPLPGGHSSPWFRAEAPVEGAQVPQGHRAGAPQQHPPRPRPQETTEEWYDPEGYRRDWHTAPAAPGPAVGGPGPAVGGAPGTGAPGGGVAPDETVALRTADTRRAVPPARASAAPAAQDDTLVAPAVPAAPDPLPEDREPLPTGGRAERRRAAAAKGRGRRRQEPPGAEGGGTAAPGGAPVPMTRLEARRAARAAKDSPAVVASRVVGEVFITFGVLMLLFVTYQLWWTNIRADQIAGRETHRIQDQWAKSKGDRSPGAFEPGQGFAIMHIPKLDVVAPIAEGIDKEKVLDRGMIGHYAEGSLKTAMPSDRKGNFAVAGHRNTHGEPFRYINKLKPGDPIVVETQDAYYTYEMANILPQTSPSNVSVIDEVPRGSGFTGPGRYITLTTCTPEFTSTYRMIVWGKMVDERPRSKGKPDALVG; this comes from the coding sequence GTGACAGCGGGCCGCCCCGGACCGGGCGCCGGGCCGGACGGCCCGTACGCACCGGGAGCGTACGGGTCCGACGGTACGTTCGAGGCGGCGGTGGACCAGCTCGCGGACCCGTTGAACGACCCGCTGCCGGGCGGGCACTCCTCGCCCTGGTTCCGGGCGGAGGCGCCCGTGGAAGGCGCCCAGGTGCCGCAGGGGCACCGGGCCGGAGCCCCCCAGCAGCACCCGCCGCGGCCCCGGCCGCAGGAGACGACCGAGGAGTGGTACGACCCGGAGGGCTACCGCCGCGACTGGCACACGGCCCCCGCCGCCCCCGGACCGGCCGTCGGCGGCCCTGGCCCGGCCGTCGGGGGTGCGCCGGGCACCGGCGCGCCCGGCGGGGGCGTCGCACCCGACGAGACGGTCGCCCTGCGGACGGCCGACACCCGGCGCGCCGTCCCGCCCGCCAGGGCATCGGCCGCTCCGGCCGCCCAGGACGACACCCTGGTGGCCCCGGCCGTCCCGGCCGCCCCGGACCCCCTCCCGGAGGACCGGGAGCCGCTGCCGACGGGCGGGCGGGCCGAGCGCCGCAGGGCCGCGGCCGCCAAGGGGCGCGGCAGACGGCGCCAGGAGCCTCCCGGGGCGGAGGGAGGGGGCACGGCGGCGCCGGGCGGGGCCCCCGTGCCGATGACGAGGCTGGAGGCCCGCAGGGCGGCCCGTGCGGCCAAGGACAGCCCGGCGGTCGTGGCCAGCCGGGTCGTCGGGGAGGTGTTCATCACCTTCGGTGTGCTGATGCTGCTCTTCGTCACCTACCAGCTGTGGTGGACCAACATCCGCGCCGACCAGATAGCGGGCCGGGAGACCCACCGGATCCAGGACCAGTGGGCGAAGTCGAAGGGCGACCGCAGTCCCGGTGCCTTCGAGCCGGGGCAGGGCTTCGCCATCATGCACATCCCGAAGCTGGACGTCGTCGCGCCGATCGCCGAGGGCATCGACAAGGAGAAGGTCCTCGACCGCGGCATGATCGGCCACTACGCCGAGGGGTCGCTGAAGACCGCGATGCCGTCGGACCGGAAGGGCAACTTCGCGGTGGCGGGCCACCGCAACACCCACGGCGAACCCTTCCGCTACATCAACAAGCTGAAGCCGGGCGACCCGATCGTCGTGGAGACCCAGGACGCCTACTACACGTACGAGATGGCGAACATCCTTCCCCAGACCTCGCCTTCGAACGTCTCGGTGATCGACGAGGTGCCGCGGGGTTCCGGCTTCACCGGTCCGGGCAGGTACATCACGCTGACCACGTGCACCCCGGAATTCACGAGTACGTACCGAATGATCGTGTGGGGCAAGATGGTCGACGAACGGCCGCGCAGCAAGGGGAAGCCTGACGCGCTCGTCGGCTGA
- a CDS encoding class E sortase, giving the protein MAARTGREERVDEPAPPPARRRGRPVVATAVSLFGELLITAGLVLGLFVVYSLWWTNVLADREAGKQGATVRDHWAEGRGPGELDTKDGIGFLHVPAMENGEVLVKKGTDTGTLNNGIAGYYTDPVKSALPWDEKGNFTLAAHRDGHGAKFHNIDKVKKGDAIVFETKDTWYVYKVYADLPRTSKYNVDAIAPVPKESGVKKPGRYITLTTCTPVYTSEYRYIVWGELVRTERVDADRTVPTELR; this is encoded by the coding sequence GTGGCAGCGAGGACCGGGCGGGAAGAGCGCGTCGACGAGCCGGCGCCTCCACCGGCGCGCCGCCGCGGCCGCCCCGTCGTCGCGACGGCGGTCAGCCTCTTCGGCGAACTCCTGATCACCGCGGGCCTGGTGCTGGGCCTCTTCGTCGTCTACTCGCTGTGGTGGACCAACGTGCTCGCCGACCGCGAGGCCGGCAAACAGGGCGCCACGGTACGCGACCACTGGGCCGAGGGCCGGGGGCCCGGCGAGCTGGACACCAAGGACGGCATCGGCTTCCTGCACGTACCGGCCATGGAGAACGGCGAGGTGCTGGTCAAGAAGGGCACCGACACCGGGACCCTGAACAACGGCATCGCCGGTTACTACACGGACCCGGTGAAGTCGGCGCTCCCCTGGGACGAGAAGGGCAACTTCACGCTCGCCGCGCACCGGGACGGGCACGGCGCGAAGTTCCACAACATCGACAAGGTCAAGAAGGGCGACGCGATCGTCTTCGAGACCAAGGACACCTGGTACGTCTACAAGGTCTACGCGGACCTCCCCCGGACGTCGAAGTACAACGTGGACGCGATCGCGCCGGTGCCGAAGGAGTCGGGCGTGAAGAAGCCCGGCCGCTACATCACGCTGACGACGTGCACACCCGTCTACACCTCGGAGTACCGGTACATCGTGTGGGGCGAGCTGGTCCGCACGGAGAGGGTCGACGCGGACCGCACCGTGCCGACTGAGCTGCGCTGA